One part of the Coffea eugenioides isolate CCC68of chromosome 10, Ceug_1.0, whole genome shotgun sequence genome encodes these proteins:
- the LOC113750488 gene encoding uncharacterized protein LOC113750488, translated as MRAPPFTDDINEERLPPNFKLPAIPSYDGRGDPENHIHAFISAFRLYCIPDPVICRAFPVFLRGTARKWFWGLEPRSISTLGELVERFLHRFIFSRPTTRTSAYLLNMQQNPGESLRSYVQRFHEESVQIPDPNEQVTIAAFTHGLVSGVFNTGIHKKYPRTLHELWLKVEKGIQAEDLNRMKKEVQAARPRADPRRGKELGRSETGTGSGFQSPGRDRRSVFDRISKGKSPIPESELTPLNTTRSRVLSVMEQNNLEKAPPKMFGSKDKRNSNLYCLYHRDIGHETENCNDLKKEIENLIRQGHLKQFIRRGGGQKRNEPRRDNRGDQRRDERRPSRSSCRPPEDPREIKRPPRDGSSGHGLGYGPNIAGVINIIIGGQTGGDSQNSRKRTYRQANPDQAESSFRLSEVITYGPSDPVPAASSSHEALVIEILTNNYVVKKVYIDPGSSVDVMYLRTFESLKLARERMTPVRTPLVGFGGHVVHPEGMVALTVTVGRHPRCRTIPVNFVVVKADSPYNLLLGRPTLNALRAVYSTYHLSFKFPTPAGVAEVSRDVCAARECYLATLQAASPSTSRARPEKRSNILSIDSIDPQRAEKIPRLETGDEVEEFPLDPTKPDQTVRVGTRLPGPTKRDMVDLLRKYRDVFAWAAEEVQGVPHHLMIHELNVDPQVRPVKQKRRHLGLERSRAVGEEVDKLLPAKIIREVQYPTWLSNPVMVKKDTGVWRM; from the coding sequence ATGAGAGCCCCGCCTTTTACTGACGACATTAACGAGGAAAGGCTTCCTCCAAACTTCAAGCTCCCTGCGATACCGTCTTATGACGGCCGAGGTGATCCCGAGAATCACATTCATGCCTTCATCTCGGCCTTCCGCTTATACTGCATCCCTGACCCTGTCATATGCCGAGCTTTTCCAGTGTTTCTCCGGGGGACAGCTCGAAAATGGTTCTGGGGATTAGAGCCTAGGAGCATCTCGACTCTGGGGGAATTAGTGGAGAGATTCCTCCATCGGTTCATCTTCTCCCGACCTACGACCAGGACCTCGGCTTACTTGCTGAACATGCAGCAGAACCCGGGGGAGTCACTTCGGTCGTACGTCCAGAGGTTCCATGAGGAAAGCGTACAAATACCTGACCCCAATGAGCAAGTCACCATTGCTGCATTCACCCATGGGCTTGTGTCCGGAGTGTTCAACACGGGGATCCACAAGAAGTATCCCCGCACACTCCACGAACTATGGTTGAAGGTCGAGAAGGGCATACAGGCCGAGGACCTCAACCGCATGAAGAAAGAAGTCCAAGCTGCTCGCCCGAGGGCTGACCCCCGAAGAGGGAAGGAGCTCGGCCGAAGTGAAACGGGGACAGGAAGCGGCTTCCAAAGTCCCGGCCGGGATCGGCGCAGTGTGTTCGATAGGATCTCCAAGGGGAAGTCACCCATCCCAGAGTCCGAACTGACTCCCCTTAACACCACCCGATCTCGGGTGTTGTCCGTAATGGAACAAAATAACCTCGAAAAAGCTCCTCCCAAGATGTTCGGCAGCAAAGACAAGAGGAACTCAAACCTCTACTGTCTGTATCACCGGGACATCGGGCATGAAACTGAGAACTGCAACGATCTCAAAAAAGAGATCGAGAACCTCATCAGACAGGGGCACCTGAAGCAGTTCATCCGCCGAGGTGGAGGTCAGAAACGTAATGAACCCCGACGAGATAACCGGGGTGATCAACGCCGAGACGAGAGGCGGCCCTCCAGAAGCAGTTGCAGGCCTCCAGAGGATCCTAGGGAGATAAAAAGGCCTCCCCGAGACGGATCCTCAGGACATGGATTAGGGTACGGACCCAACATAGCCGGGGTCATCAATATAATTATCGGAGGTCAGACGGGAGGAGACAGCCAGAACTCCCGGAAGAGGACCTACAGGCAGGCTAACCCGGATCAGGCTGAGTCGAGTTTTCGTCTATCCGAGGTAATCACCTACGGGCCCAGTGACCCCGTCCCAGCTGCTTCGAGCAGTCATGAAGCTTTGGTGATTGAAATCCTCACCAACAACTACGTTGTGAAAAAGGTCTACATTGACCCGGGAAGCTCAGTTGACGTCATGTACCTCCGTACCTTTGAGAGCCTTAAACTGGCCAGGGAGCGCATGACCCCGGTGAGAACCCCTCTTGTAGGGTTCGGGGGACACGTTGTGCACCCCGAAGGGATGGTGGCTTTGACAGTGACTGTGGGACGTCACCCCCGCTGCCGAACCATCCCCGTCAACTTCGTAGTAGTTAAAGCTGACTCGCCATACAACCTACTCCTAGGTCGACCTACACTTAATGCCTTGCGGGCAGTATACTCTACCTATCATTTAAGCTTTAAGTTTCCTACTCCTGCGGGGGTGGCCGAGGTCAGCAGGGACGTCTGCGCTGCCCGAGAGTGTTACCTCGCCACTCTACAAGCAGCCTCCCCATCAACCTCTAGAGCGAGGCCCGAGAAGAGGTCAAATATCCTCTCAATAGATAGCATCGATCCTCAGCGAGCTGAGAAGATCCCGAGGCTGGAGACTGGGGATGAGGTGGAAGAGTTCCCCTTGGACCCCACAAAGCCTGATCAGACGGTTCGTGTGGGCACCCGATTGCCAGGTCCGACTAAAAGAGATATGGTGGACCTCCTCAGAAAATACCGGGACGTCTTCGCTTGGGCCGCAGAGGAGGTTCAAGGAGTCCCGCACCACCTCATGATACATGAGTTGAACGTCGATCCCCAAGTCCGCCCGGTTAAACAGAAAAGAAGGCACCTCGGCCTTGAGCGCAGCCGAGCTGTTGGTGAAGAAGTGGACAAGCTCCTCCCTGCGAAGATCATTCGTGAGGTTCAATATCCGACCTGGTTGTCCAACCCGGTCATGGTAAAGAAGGACACCGGGGTTTGGAGAATGTGA